Genomic segment of Maricaulis maris:
ATCAGCAGCACCATCAAGTAGCAATCCGGATGATTGCTTTCTATGGCGTGGGCGATGTTCTGCAGGAGGACGGTCTTACCGGTCCGGGGCGGCGCGACGATCAGGCCACGCTGGCCCTTGCCGAGCGGTGCCACAATATCGATGACGCGGCCCGAGCGATCCTTCACGGTGGGATCGGCAAGTTCCATGTTGAACCGGCTCTCGGGATAGAGCGGGGTAAGATTGTCGAAGTGGACCTTGTGACGGGCTGACTCCGGGTCCTGGAAATTGATCGTCGAGACCTTCAGAAGCGCGAAATATCGTTCGCCATCCCGCGGGCTCCTGATTTCACCCTCAACCGTGTCACCGGTTCGCAGGCCGAATTTCCGGATCTGGGTCGGCGAGACATAGATGTCATCCGGTCCGGCCAGGTAGTTCGATTCCGGTGCTCGCAGGAACCCGAACCCATCCTGCAAGACCTCGAGAACACCGCCGCCATGAATCTCGACATCCCGCTCGGCCAGGGCCTTGAGAATCGCGAACATCATGCCCTGCTTTCGCAGGGAGGATGCATTCTCGATTTCAAGCGCTTCGGCGAATTCGAGAAGCTCGGTCGGTTTCTTTTCCTTCAGTCCCTGGAGCGACATGTGCTCCAGGCCTTCAAGAAGAGCCGGTACAGGTAGGGAGGTTTCGTCAGTCATGATGATACTTCAGCTCAAGCACAAGAGCGTGGCCGCCAAAGGGCCTTACGCGATCAAGCAAGTCGGGTGCCGTCAAAGCGGAGGGTACCCGTGAATTGAGGAGCAGACGGGCGCGCTGAAAATCACGCGTCTCACGTCACGAAAGAAAGGATCCCGAAAAGGAGTCACGAAACCCTTGCCATGCAGGTCGCCCATCGTCAAGCGCCCACATATTTGTTCCTGCTATTTCAGGGCAACAACAGCAATCAGGACTATGGCGATCGCGAGAACAAACGGGACTTCATTGAGCATGCGATAGCGCTTGTCAGACCAGTCATTCGTTCCGTTCTGGAAGCGCTTGAACCGGGCCGAGAAAACCATGTGCAGACCGGTCATGAGGATGACCAGGACGAATTTGGCCGTCCAGGCCCAGCCCTGGAACACAGCCCAGCCGCCAGCCCGTTCCATGTTCGACCAGATCAGCGCTAGTCCCAGGATCCAGACCACGATCATGGCCGGGTTCATGATGATCTTGAGAAGACGCTGTTCCTGAAGTTTCAGGGTCTCGTCAAGCTCTCCGCCGGGCGTTGCGGCACAATGATAAACATAGAGCCGTGGCAAATAGAGCAGCCCGGCCATCCAGGCGATGACCGCGAGAATGTGGAAGGCGCGGAGCCAGTCGTAGGCGGCGAGCATCATGATGGGTCTATCCCTGAGCGATCAGGCAGCAGTCTTGCACGGACATCCCTTGCAGTCAGCCGGGCAAATCCGTTTGCCGTCATCGGGAAACAGGCCCGGTTCACGGCGCAGGGCATTGCCCACAACATTGGCCAGGCTCTCGATGAACACGCGATCAAGACCCAGCGCCGGCACCCGGACATAGGTCTTGATACCCAGTTCCTCGGCGATCTCGGCATATTCCTCATCAAGCTCGACGAGGGTCTCGATATGCTCGGACACAAAGGCGATCGGCGTCAAAAGAATGGATTTCCCATCCTCGGCCGCCTGATGAATGGCCTTGTCGGTTGAGGGCCCGATCCATTCGAGGGGACCGACGCGGCTTTGGTAACAGATCTGATAATCGGGAAATTCCGGCAATTGCTTCGCCACAGCCGCAACTGTCTGCTCGACCTGCCACTGATAGGGATCACCGGCATCGACGATCTTCTTGGGAAGACCGTGCGCCGAGAACAGCAACCGCACGTTTTCAGGCCGACCGGCCTTCTCCCAGGCCTTGCGGATCATGGCCGCATGGGCATCAAGGAAAGCAGCCTCGGTCGGATAACAGCAAATCGCCCGCGTTTCGGGACCGCCCGCATCGCGCCAGGCCTTGAGCGAAGACCCTGTCGTCGTCGTGGACAGTTGCGGATAGAGCGGCAGCAGCACGGTCTCGTCCGGCTGCCAGGCCTTCACTTCCTCGGCCACATCATGGGTGAACGGATGCCAGTAGCGCATGGCCGGCCAGATCCGGATCTCATAATCCGGCCATTGCGGGGCAAGATGATCAGCGAGCGCGTTGGCCTGACGGATGGTCTCGGGCAATAGCGGCGATCCGCCACCCATCTTGGCATAATTGGCTCGCGCCTCCTTGGCCCGAACCGTCGAGATGAACAGCG
This window contains:
- the rho gene encoding transcription termination factor Rho, translated to MTDETSLPVPALLEGLEHMSLQGLKEKKPTELLEFAEALEIENASSLRKQGMMFAILKALAERDVEIHGGGVLEVLQDGFGFLRAPESNYLAGPDDIYVSPTQIRKFGLRTGDTVEGEIRSPRDGERYFALLKVSTINFQDPESARHKVHFDNLTPLYPESRFNMELADPTVKDRSGRVIDIVAPLGKGQRGLIVAPPRTGKTVLLQNIAHAIESNHPDCYLMVLLIDERPEEVTDMQRTVKGEVIASTFDEPATRHVQVAEMVIEKAKRLVEHGRDVVILLDSITRLGRAYNTVVPSSGKVLTGGVDANALQRPKRFFGAARNIENGGSLTIIATALIDTGSRMDEVIFEEFKGTGNSEVVLDRKVADKRVFPAIDILKSGTRKEELLVDRGQLQKMYVLRRILNPMGAQDAIEFLLDKLRQTKTNDEFFDSMNT
- a CDS encoding CopD family protein, translating into MMLAAYDWLRAFHILAVIAWMAGLLYLPRLYVYHCAATPGGELDETLKLQEQRLLKIIMNPAMIVVWILGLALIWSNMERAGGWAVFQGWAWTAKFVLVILMTGLHMVFSARFKRFQNGTNDWSDKRYRMLNEVPFVLAIAIVLIAVVALK
- the hemH gene encoding ferrochelatase, with the protein product MSDARKKLAVVLFNLGGPDGPDSVRPFLRNLFRDPAIIQAPGLIREALALFISTVRAKEARANYAKMGGGSPLLPETIRQANALADHLAPQWPDYEIRIWPAMRYWHPFTHDVAEEVKAWQPDETVLLPLYPQLSTTTTGSSLKAWRDAGGPETRAICCYPTEAAFLDAHAAMIRKAWEKAGRPENVRLLFSAHGLPKKIVDAGDPYQWQVEQTVAAVAKQLPEFPDYQICYQSRVGPLEWIGPSTDKAIHQAAEDGKSILLTPIAFVSEHIETLVELDEEYAEIAEELGIKTYVRVPALGLDRVFIESLANVVGNALRREPGLFPDDGKRICPADCKGCPCKTAA